The genomic region GTTCTATCAGCTCAGTGGTCACCTAGAACTGTCGAGCCGGCGCGGCATCGTCCAGACGTTCGTCGAACTCCCGGAACCACGCGCTGAGACGACGGGCGGCAGCGGCGGGTCGACCACGCAGTCGATGGGCAATTCCAGCGAGGTCCAGATGAGCACCGGCATCAACCCCAACCCGGGACAGCCGGAACCCGAAACCGTCGACCGCGTGTTCCCCATCGCCCGGAGCGGCTGGGAGCTGGTCATCCTCGTTGTCGGGACGCTCGCCACCGCCGCTCGTCTCCGCTTCGGCCACGACCTCCCGGACGAGTGATGGAGCGCCGGTCGGCACCGAGGCGCGTTCGCTTTCGAGTCCTTCATATACGCCGTGGCCAACCGGGGAACCATGGGCTTCGAGGTACGCCGACGACTCAGTGTCGCCGACACGGTGACGTTGTTCAACGCCGTCGTCGGGTTCGTCGCCGGAGCCATCGCCTTTACCGACCCGCAGCTGGCCGCTCGCCTCATTCTGCTGGCGGTCATCGCCGACGCAATCGACGGCATCGTCGCCCGGAACGGCGACAGTTCGGCGGTCGGCCCGCTGCTAGACTCCGTGACCGACGTGGTTTCGTTCGGTGCGACGCCGAGCCTCTTTCTCTACGTGCTGTTGACAGACGCCTACGGCGGTATCGAGGTCGCACATCCGGCCGTGTTCGTCGCTCTCGCGTTGCTCGCATCCGCGTACGTCGTCTGTTCTATCGTCCGGACCGCGTTCTATTCGACGTACTTCGATTCTCCCGACCAGCGGCCGGGTATGCCGAACACGCTCGGAAGTATCATCATCGCGACGGCGTATCTGAGCGGTATCACGAACCCGCTCGTGTTGAGTATCGGCGCGCTCGCGCTCTCGCTTGCGATGATCGCGCCCTTCGACTACCCGAAGCCGGGGCCGAAACACGCCATCCCGATGGGTGTCGTGCAGGCGGTCGCCGTCGTTGCGCCGACCGCGTTCTTCCGGGCCGGGCCACGAGCGATGCTGGCTATCGCCCTGCTGTTTTTCGCGCTTGGCCCATGGGTCTACCCCGGCGAGTAGCCTTCGCCGGTCGCACGCCGCTCAGACTGTGTCTTCAACGAACTCCTGCAGAATGTCGTTGAACACCTCGGCCTGTTCGACCATCGCAAGGTGCGCAGCGTCGGGGACGAACGATACCTCTCCGTCGGGGACCTCGCGGGCCAGTGTTTCGTGATACGCACGCGGGGTCAGTTTGTCGTGTTCGCCACAGACGGTCAGCACGGGGACGTCAATCTCGCCGAGTCGGGCGCGCACGTCGAAGCCATGACAGGTCATGAAATCGCGGCGGGTCACTGTCTGCCCGACTGCCTCCATCTGCTCGCGCGAGCGGGACGCGGCTTCGTGGTCAGGGTCGTGAAACAGGCGGTCCCGTTCGTGCAGGAACTCAACGGCTCGGTCCCAGTCGGCTTCGAGCCACTCCTGTAGCCCTTCGAACACCGGGAGTTCAGGGCCGGTTCCAAGCAGCACCAGCGCTTCGGGCGTCCAGTCCCGCTCCAGTGCGACCCACTGGGCGACAGCGCCACCCAGCGAATTGCCGACCAGTACGTCTGCGTCCGTCTCCCGCCCCACAGCGACCACATCGTCTGCGTAGGCGTCGAGTGTTGTGGGTCCGGCCTCGGTGGCGATCTCGTCGGAGTCACCGTGCCCTGACAGGTCCAGTGCGACGGCGGGGTGGGTCGGTCCGGATGGGGCGTACTGCCGGCCCCAGACTCGGTGTGTCGCGCCGCTACCGTGGACATACAGCGCTGTCGGTCCTGTATCAGCAGACTGCGCCTGTCTGTACGCCGTGACTCGCCCATCGTGGTTGACCCAGTTCATGCGACACCGTTCGGAAGCGGTGTGGATAAAAGATTGGCGCGCCCAGAATTGGTGTGAACCGCATTCAAGCAACTCACGAATTTTTCCTGCCGTATGGCGTATTTTTGCGATGGGTTTATATACTTATCATGCTTACTTTGGGTTAGCATGACTTCAGAACAGCAGTTGTTCGACGAGACGCCCCTCCGCCGATTCGAGTACGACGACAGCGTCGTGTTCGCGGCGGACGTGGGACCGGCTGCCGACGCGAGTGTCGATGTGGTCGACGGGACCGTCATCGTCGTCGCGGACGGCCACCAGTACGAACAGGAACTCCCCGGTGACGACGCACGAGCGTTTAT from Haloarcula rubripromontorii harbors:
- a CDS encoding protein sorting system archaetidylserine synthase (This PssA-like phosphatidyltransferase, along with a PssD-like decarboxylase, is required in Haloarchaea for the archaeosortase ArtA to replace the PGF-CTERM sorting signal with a C-terminal lipid anchor.) encodes the protein MGFEVRRRLSVADTVTLFNAVVGFVAGAIAFTDPQLAARLILLAVIADAIDGIVARNGDSSAVGPLLDSVTDVVSFGATPSLFLYVLLTDAYGGIEVAHPAVFVALALLASAYVVCSIVRTAFYSTYFDSPDQRPGMPNTLGSIIIATAYLSGITNPLVLSIGALALSLAMIAPFDYPKPGPKHAIPMGVVQAVAVVAPTAFFRAGPRAMLAIALLFFALGPWVYPGE
- a CDS encoding DUF7127 family protein, translated to MTSEQQLFDETPLRRFEYDDSVVFAADVGPAADASVDVVDGTVIVVADGHQYEQELPGDDARAFINHGVLTIELSENEGDY
- a CDS encoding alpha/beta fold hydrolase, translated to MNWVNHDGRVTAYRQAQSADTGPTALYVHGSGATHRVWGRQYAPSGPTHPAVALDLSGHGDSDEIATEAGPTTLDAYADDVVAVGRETDADVLVGNSLGGAVAQWVALERDWTPEALVLLGTGPELPVFEGLQEWLEADWDRAVEFLHERDRLFHDPDHEAASRSREQMEAVGQTVTRRDFMTCHGFDVRARLGEIDVPVLTVCGEHDKLTPRAYHETLAREVPDGEVSFVPDAAHLAMVEQAEVFNDILQEFVEDTV